In Sphingomonas sp. PAMC26645, one DNA window encodes the following:
- a CDS encoding DEAD/DEAH box helicase produces the protein MSFANLGLAEPLVRALEAKGYTEPTPIQAQSIPILLEGGDLLGIAQTGTGKTAAFVLPSIQRLTETQKRVLPTHCRMLVLAPTRELASQIADSARAYGQFSKMSVTTVFGGTSINKNRQDLSRGVDILVATPGRLIDLIEQGFCNLSMIEILVLDEADQMMDLGFIHALKKIVRMLPKKRQTLFFSATMPVAIRELASQFLLDPKTVSVKPAATTAERVDQYVTFCNQSEKQALLTITLADPAIDRALVFTRTKHGADRVVKLLAGNGIASNAIHGNKSQGQRERALGEFKQGKVKVLIATDIAARGIDVSGVSHVINFELPNVAEQYVHRIGRTARAGASGIAVAFCADDEKAYLRDIERITRQKVQVRSLPDDFVNLSNQIKQTRVKTMGADPEVRIDRPRDPARPRATHSPRATGTTGTTGRNYAGASRGGQGGGGQGGGGGRPQGGGRPGGQGGGGRPAGGGGRGPSRGAGPSSAR, from the coding sequence ATGTCATTTGCAAACCTCGGCCTTGCCGAGCCGCTCGTCCGTGCGCTCGAAGCCAAGGGCTATACCGAGCCGACGCCGATCCAGGCCCAGTCGATCCCGATCCTGCTCGAAGGCGGCGATCTGCTCGGCATCGCGCAGACCGGCACCGGCAAGACCGCGGCGTTCGTGCTGCCGTCGATCCAGCGCCTGACCGAAACCCAGAAGCGCGTCCTGCCGACGCATTGCCGCATGCTGGTGCTCGCGCCGACGCGCGAACTCGCCAGCCAGATCGCCGACAGCGCCCGCGCCTACGGCCAGTTCAGCAAGATGTCGGTGACCACCGTGTTCGGCGGCACCAGCATCAACAAGAACCGCCAGGACCTGAGCCGCGGCGTCGACATCCTCGTCGCCACGCCGGGCCGCCTGATCGACCTGATCGAACAGGGCTTCTGCAACCTGTCGATGATCGAGATCCTCGTGCTCGACGAGGCCGACCAGATGATGGATCTCGGCTTCATCCACGCGCTGAAGAAGATCGTCCGCATGCTGCCGAAGAAGCGCCAGACGCTGTTCTTCTCGGCGACCATGCCGGTCGCGATCCGCGAACTGGCCAGCCAGTTTCTGCTCGACCCGAAGACAGTGTCGGTGAAGCCGGCCGCGACGACTGCCGAGCGCGTCGACCAGTATGTCACCTTCTGCAACCAGTCGGAGAAGCAGGCGCTGCTGACGATCACGCTGGCCGATCCGGCGATCGACCGCGCGCTCGTGTTCACGCGCACCAAGCATGGCGCCGACCGCGTCGTGAAGCTGCTCGCGGGCAACGGCATCGCGTCGAACGCGATCCACGGCAACAAAAGCCAGGGCCAGCGTGAGCGCGCACTCGGCGAGTTCAAGCAGGGCAAGGTCAAGGTCCTGATCGCGACCGACATCGCCGCACGCGGCATCGACGTCTCGGGCGTCAGCCACGTGATCAACTTCGAGCTGCCGAACGTCGCCGAGCAGTATGTCCACCGCATCGGCCGTACCGCGCGTGCGGGCGCCAGCGGCATTGCCGTCGCGTTCTGCGCGGATGACGAGAAGGCGTACCTGCGCGACATCGAGCGGATCACCCGCCAGAAGGTGCAGGTCCGGTCGCTGCCGGACGATTTCGTGAACCTGTCGAACCAGATCAAGCAGACGCGCGTGAAGACGATGGGTGCCGATCCCGAGGTCCGCATCGACCGTCCGCGCGATCCGGCACGGCCGCGTGCGACGCATTCGCCGCGGGCGACCGGGACGACCGGGACGACCGGGCGCAACTATGCGGGTGCTAGCCGTGGTGGCCAGGGTGGCGGCGGTCAGGGCGGCGGCGGCGGTCGTCCGCAGGGCGGTGGTCGTCCCGGCGGTCAGGGTGGCGGTGGCCGTCCGGCTGGCGGCGGTGGCCGTGGTCCGAGCCGCGGCGCGGGCCCGAGCTCGGCACGCTAA